One Capricornis sumatraensis isolate serow.1 chromosome 8, serow.2, whole genome shotgun sequence genomic region harbors:
- the FADD gene encoding FAS-associated death domain protein, translating to MDPFLVLLHSVSVGLSSSDLTQLKFLCRNRVSKRKLELAQSGLDLFTVLLEQNELSAERTVLLRELLGSLRREDLLCLLDDFERGAEAGAAPEERDLRVAMEIICDNVGKDWKRLARRLRVSEIKIEAIEEKYPRNLVEQVRELLRVWKNSAREDAAVSCLVSALRGCQLNVVADLIEEDQWAQARQRRSASPGSLMAWDSGSAAPGAS from the exons ATGGACCCGTTCCTGGTGCTGCTGCACTCGGTGTCGGTCGGACTGTCGAGCAGCGACCTGACCCAGCTCAAGTTCCTGTGCCGGAACCGCGTTAGCAAGAGGAAGCTGGAGCTCGCGCAGAGCGGCCTGGACCTCTTCACCGTCTTGCTCGAGCAGAACGAGCTGAGCGCCGAGCGCACCGTGCTGCTGCGCGAGCTGCTCGGCTCCCTGCGGCGCGAGGACCTCCTGTGCCTCCTGGACGACTTCGAACGGGGCGCGGAGGCCGGGGCGGCGCCGGAGGAGCGAG ACCTGCGGGTGGCGATGGAGATCATCTGTGATAACGTGGGCAAGGACTGGAAGCGGCTGGCTCGTCGCCTCAGAGTGTCTGAGATCAAGATTGAAGCCATCGAGGAGAAGTACCCCCGGAACCTGGTGGAGCAGGTGAGGGAGCTGCTGAGGGTCTGGAAGAACAGCGCTAGGGAGGACGCAGCTGTGTCCTGCCTGGTGAGCGCGCTCCGGGGCTGCCAGCTAAACGTGGTGGCAGATCTCATCGAGGAGGACCAGTGGGCCCAGGCCCGCCAGAGAAGGAGCGCCAGCCCCGGGTCCCTCATGGCCTGGGACTCGGGCTCCGCTGCCCCGGGAGCCTCCTGA